In Pedobacter sp. W3I1, one DNA window encodes the following:
- a CDS encoding sterol desaturase family protein — protein MIDFLEGTKEWLIGFFGLSAILQLLQTNDYSQFMSWKGISALIGPLIPFLLAFEIIRMTFYRRFKVVDYRISFFSLVFNSFIGRIISIGMVSLCIGLFGKYAIFKTEITWYWLIYGYVIWEFGHFIYHFLAHKVRLFWCLHSTHHAPETMNLSVNFAHFFLEAPYADLIRTTTCILLGVSPSLLFLIMFIDGVWGSFIHIGENISKDGRFGFLNKIILTPSHHRVHHAKNALYMDTNFCNPVTHLGPCF, from the coding sequence ATGATTGATTTTCTGGAAGGAACGAAGGAATGGCTGATTGGCTTTTTCGGCTTATCGGCAATTTTACAACTGTTGCAAACCAATGATTATAGCCAGTTTATGAGCTGGAAAGGAATTAGTGCACTTATTGGTCCCTTAATCCCCTTTCTATTGGCTTTTGAAATCATCAGGATGACATTTTACCGCCGTTTTAAAGTGGTTGATTATCGCATCTCTTTCTTTTCATTGGTCTTCAATTCATTTATTGGCCGCATTATTTCAATCGGAATGGTTTCCCTTTGTATAGGTTTATTTGGGAAATATGCCATTTTTAAAACCGAAATTACCTGGTACTGGCTCATTTATGGCTATGTAATATGGGAATTTGGTCATTTTATTTACCATTTTTTAGCGCATAAAGTAAGGCTGTTTTGGTGTTTACATTCTACTCATCATGCACCCGAAACCATGAATCTATCCGTAAATTTTGCTCATTTTTTTCTTGAAGCACCATATGCAGACCTAATTAGAACAACAACCTGTATACTTTTAGGCGTGAGCCCTTCACTGCTTTTTTTAATTATGTTTATTGATGGTGTTTGGGGATCTTTTATCCATATTGGAGAAAACATCTCAAAAGATGGCCGTTTCGGTTTTTTAAATAAAATAATCCTTACCCCTTCTCATCATCGTGTACACCATGCCAAGAATGCATTGTATATGGATACCAACTTCTGTAACCCTGTTACCCATCTGGGACCATGTTTTTAA
- a CDS encoding DUF3857 domain-containing protein: MKYYLSLALALVSINSALAQIDYDVAKIPENLKKDAVAVIRNEESFFDVKGLGEAKMDYKVAITILNKAGEEYGEMAEGYDKFSSIYNIKATLYDAAGKKVKDYKSSDIKDQSLISDFSIFEENRLKLLKFVSITYPYTIEYSYSQDYKGLLYFPSWRDLKGFGVSVEKSAYTIQKAKNYKMRYITSLNLQTDSVINGEKVQYKWKSTNVAAVAEEPLSTDIDNISAWVKASPNQFEYDGSTGNFDNWKNFGSWLFTLNQGGNKLPEATKLMVQNLIKDAKTTKEKIRILYNHLQQNTRYVSVQLGIGGFRPILAEKVAQVNYGDCKALSNYMKALLNEAGIASNLIVIGNDMPSLNLNYSSMGQANHMILCVPLAKDTTFLECTSQYNPMGFIGYGNSDRNVLMVTEDGGKIVHTPAYNAKENYQIRKTKITLAEDGTASSEIKSTYGNAQFEENFSMTLMEPVDLRKKIIEESPIPVAELISYKYAQPDKTVPVLTEEINFKTNPLLTKGGDKLFLVINQVNRRESVPLKVEVRKTYFAVPFSYNDDDEISYILPKGYNVEFIPKDIAISSEFGSYSAKFSVKDNMIVYSRTQAMNNKKYPPEKYGEYVDFYKKIYQADKQKAVLAKTL; the protein is encoded by the coding sequence ATGAAATACTATTTAAGTTTGGCGCTTGCGCTTGTAAGCATTAATAGTGCATTAGCACAAATAGATTACGATGTAGCGAAGATTCCTGAAAACCTGAAAAAGGATGCTGTTGCTGTCATCAGGAACGAAGAATCTTTTTTTGATGTTAAGGGTTTGGGTGAGGCAAAAATGGATTATAAAGTGGCGATAACCATTTTAAACAAAGCCGGTGAAGAATATGGTGAAATGGCTGAAGGTTACGATAAATTTAGCAGTATCTACAACATTAAGGCTACCCTTTACGATGCTGCAGGAAAAAAGGTAAAGGACTATAAAAGTTCAGATATAAAAGACCAAAGCCTGATTTCGGATTTTTCGATCTTCGAAGAAAATAGACTTAAACTCCTAAAATTTGTAAGTATAACTTATCCATACACCATAGAGTATAGCTATAGTCAGGATTATAAAGGATTGCTTTATTTTCCTTCATGGCGCGACCTGAAAGGTTTTGGAGTATCAGTAGAAAAATCGGCCTACACGATTCAAAAGGCAAAAAACTACAAAATGAGATACATTACGAGTTTGAATTTACAGACCGACTCGGTAATTAATGGAGAAAAAGTACAGTACAAATGGAAGAGTACCAACGTTGCAGCAGTTGCTGAAGAGCCTTTAAGTACCGATATCGATAATATTTCTGCATGGGTAAAAGCCTCTCCTAATCAGTTTGAATACGATGGTTCGACAGGAAATTTCGATAACTGGAAAAATTTCGGGTCATGGCTTTTCACCTTAAATCAGGGTGGAAATAAACTTCCGGAAGCCACCAAATTAATGGTACAGAATTTAATTAAAGATGCCAAAACAACAAAAGAAAAGATCCGCATTTTGTACAACCATTTGCAGCAAAATACCCGTTATGTGAGTGTACAATTGGGAATTGGTGGCTTTAGGCCTATTTTGGCCGAAAAGGTAGCGCAGGTTAATTATGGCGATTGTAAAGCACTTTCTAATTACATGAAGGCTTTATTAAACGAAGCAGGAATTGCCTCAAATTTAATTGTCATTGGAAACGATATGCCAAGCTTAAACCTCAATTACTCGAGTATGGGGCAGGCAAACCATATGATTTTGTGTGTTCCATTGGCAAAAGATACTACGTTTTTAGAATGCACCAGCCAATATAACCCAATGGGATTTATCGGTTATGGCAATTCTGACCGGAATGTATTAATGGTTACCGAAGATGGAGGAAAAATAGTGCATACCCCTGCCTACAATGCCAAAGAAAATTATCAGATCAGAAAAACCAAAATTACATTGGCAGAAGATGGTACAGCCAGCTCAGAAATAAAATCTACTTATGGTAATGCGCAGTTTGAAGAAAATTTTTCGATGACATTAATGGAACCTGTGGATCTCCGGAAAAAAATAATTGAAGAGAGTCCCATTCCGGTAGCCGAGCTGATTAGTTATAAGTATGCACAGCCAGATAAAACGGTACCAGTGCTTACTGAAGAAATTAACTTTAAAACCAACCCGTTGTTAACCAAAGGTGGAGATAAGTTGTTTTTGGTGATCAACCAGGTTAACCGTCGCGAGAGCGTGCCGCTTAAAGTAGAGGTCAGAAAAACGTACTTTGCTGTTCCGTTCAGTTACAATGATGATGATGAAATTAGTTACATTTTGCCAAAAGGCTATAATGTAGAGTTTATTCCAAAAGATATTGCGATTAGCTCTGAATTTGGCTCGTATAGTGCGAAATTTAGCGTTAAGGATAATATGATTGTTTACAGCAGAACGCAGGCCATGAACAATAAAAAGTATCCGCCAGAAAAATATGGTGAATATGTAGATTTCTATAAAAAAATTTACCAGGCTGATAAGCAAAAAGCCGTTTTAGCAAAAACTTTATAA
- a CDS encoding DUF2721 domain-containing protein produces the protein MELTINIPALLFPAISLIMLAYTNRFLALASLVRSLKSKYEDGDKNAALHQQIENLRYRLRLIKNMQAFGVLSFASCLFCMFFIYLEWNTVAEILFGLSLIFFMISLIISLIEIQISTKALELELSSLEELDNPSIVSRLKKKFDKN, from the coding sequence ATGGAACTAACCATCAATATTCCTGCACTATTGTTTCCTGCCATTAGCTTAATTATGCTGGCCTATACCAACCGGTTTCTGGCTCTGGCCAGTTTGGTAAGAAGTTTAAAATCGAAATATGAAGACGGCGATAAAAATGCAGCACTTCACCAACAGATTGAAAACTTACGTTACCGATTAAGGTTAATTAAAAATATGCAGGCTTTTGGCGTACTCAGTTTCGCAAGCTGCCTTTTTTGTATGTTTTTCATTTACCTGGAATGGAATACGGTTGCCGAAATCCTTTTTGGATTGAGTTTGATCTTCTTTATGATCTCGCTCATTATCTCGTTGATCGAGATCCAGATCAGCACAAAGGCACTGGAATTGGAACTGAGTAGTTTAGAAGAATTGGATAATCCCTCGATAGTAAGCAGGTTAAAAAAGAAGTTTGATAAAAATTAG
- a CDS encoding TIGR00730 family Rossman fold protein: MNKLNSVCVYCGSNFNGDITLRKVIKQLAETLVKQQIRLVYGGGSVGVMGVLANDVLELGGLVTGVIPQFLMDKEVGHQGLTEMIVTENMHQRKQKMADLSDGFVILPGGFGTLEEFFEVLTWLQLGLHNKPIGVLNVNGFYDPLFAQMDMMVQNKFLKLANRDLVFNEADAEILINKMDSFSAIPDEVWFRERNLS; this comes from the coding sequence ATGAATAAGCTTAACTCGGTTTGTGTGTATTGTGGCTCAAACTTTAATGGCGATATAACACTCCGTAAGGTAATAAAGCAATTGGCCGAAACACTTGTGAAACAGCAGATCAGATTGGTGTATGGTGGTGGTAGTGTTGGGGTAATGGGCGTGTTAGCTAACGATGTTCTGGAATTGGGTGGTTTAGTAACGGGGGTAATTCCTCAGTTTTTAATGGATAAGGAAGTAGGTCACCAGGGTTTAACCGAAATGATTGTTACCGAAAATATGCATCAGCGGAAACAGAAAATGGCCGATTTGAGCGACGGTTTTGTCATCTTACCTGGTGGATTTGGTACATTGGAAGAATTTTTTGAAGTGTTAACCTGGTTACAGCTTGGCCTGCACAATAAACCAATCGGGGTATTAAATGTAAATGGCTTTTACGATCCCTTATTTGCTCAAATGGACATGATGGTTCAAAACAAATTTTTGAAACTGGCCAATCGCGATTTGGTTTTTAATGAGGCAGATGCTGAAATATTAATTAATAAAATGGACAGTTTTTCTGCTATTCCTGATGAAGTTTGGTTTAGAGAAAGGAATCTGAGTTAA
- a CDS encoding iron chaperone, protein MEINTPEEYLNSIAEERKVPVSKLRDTILENLPKGFEEKITYGMLGYVIPLALYPAGYHCTPQQALPFINVGSQKNFIVMHHLGLYAFTGLLEWFQAEYPKHCKYKLDMGKGCVRFKKPGDIPYALIAELIRKVTPEQWIEHYEKVYKRNG, encoded by the coding sequence ATGGAGATTAACACACCAGAAGAATACTTAAACAGTATCGCTGAAGAAAGAAAAGTACCTGTTTCAAAACTGAGAGATACGATTTTAGAAAACTTACCCAAAGGTTTTGAAGAAAAAATCACTTATGGTATGCTGGGCTACGTTATTCCGTTAGCACTTTACCCTGCGGGTTACCATTGCACACCGCAACAGGCTTTACCTTTTATCAATGTTGGTTCGCAAAAGAATTTTATTGTGATGCACCACCTGGGTCTGTATGCATTTACCGGTTTACTGGAATGGTTTCAGGCTGAATATCCTAAACACTGTAAATATAAGCTTGATATGGGCAAAGGTTGTGTCCGTTTTAAAAAGCCAGGTGATATTCCATACGCACTGATTGCCGAGCTCATCAGAAAAGTAACGCCAGAGCAATGGATTGAGCATTATGAAAAGGTGTATAAGCGTAATGGCTAA
- a CDS encoding MaoC family dehydratase: MQIISSHAEFEQYLGKELGVSSWHTITQEQINKFADATLDHQWIHVDEERAQNEGPFKATIAHGYLTLSLIPYLWKEIVDIQKLKMEINYGIESLRFAQAVTVNSKVRLKAKLASIINLRGVTKVNMAIEMEIEDQKKPAFSGEVVFLYHFVN; the protein is encoded by the coding sequence ATGCAAATCATCAGCTCCCATGCAGAATTTGAACAATACCTTGGCAAGGAATTAGGCGTTTCTTCATGGCACACCATTACACAAGAACAAATTAATAAATTCGCCGATGCTACTTTAGATCATCAATGGATACATGTTGATGAAGAGCGGGCGCAAAATGAAGGACCTTTTAAAGCAACCATAGCGCATGGCTATTTAACACTTTCATTAATCCCTTATCTATGGAAAGAAATTGTTGATATCCAGAAATTAAAAATGGAGATCAATTATGGTATCGAAAGTTTAAGGTTCGCACAAGCCGTTACCGTAAACAGTAAGGTAAGGTTAAAAGCCAAGCTAGCTTCCATCATTAATCTCCGAGGCGTAACGAAGGTAAATATGGCTATCGAAATGGAAATTGAAGATCAAAAGAAACCTGCCTTTAGTGGAGAGGTAGTTTTCTTGTATCATTTTGTAAATTAA
- a CDS encoding DUF3857 domain-containing protein, whose translation MQKNALQFLTLMLCIGVSTLYAQTTQPIKREFKFGKIAPTEFEVKATGQDSSASAIKLFDVGDCYFEIGPSSGSFIYVFERHIRYKILNKNGYDLANYKVELYKNSNSAKEDLTFMDAATYNMVDGKMVTSKLNKDAKFTEEFNKNYVIKKFALPNVKEGSIIEFKYKIKSDFIFTLRGWKFQSNIPTLWSEYNVKIPEYLTYKNNLSGYYQVDHPLHQNVNASYVSGVNSTAVYDKYCAANVPALKEEPYVTTMDDYIPKIKFELRATQFPGELYQDFNGSWSKIINGLAQDEKFGGFINKNSYAKSVLPGILKGEKDTLAAVKLIFDYVKNNLKWNKEYSEYAKETNPKSIFEKKTGSSADINLSLLSLLKEAKIEAYPVLISTRENGEHPGYPVESAFNNVIGVTQIGNTLYFLDATDKDLPAGMLDYENLSHQGFYMDLKSFNGKWLSTEPSVLSEKIFVYNMTLDKDHKLTGKINQYSKGYSALNLRNKYRKTNNETEFVKNFKKDKTGLEVSNYKIDNLDNLDELLTETMDVVIEDNVEEAGNLVYFTPLLFERTKENLFKLEQRKFPVDFAYPFKESYRITINFPEDYEVDKLPKGGIYKLPEENGTFTINYIAEGKTLMVRSIINVNKSLYTPEEYFDLKELFKTVVEKQAEQIVFKKKV comes from the coding sequence ATGCAGAAAAATGCGCTCCAATTTCTGACTTTAATGCTATGCATTGGAGTTAGCACCCTCTATGCCCAAACCACTCAACCTATAAAAAGAGAATTCAAGTTTGGTAAAATTGCTCCAACAGAATTTGAGGTGAAAGCCACAGGACAGGATTCTTCGGCTTCAGCGATTAAACTGTTTGATGTTGGCGACTGTTATTTTGAAATCGGGCCTTCTTCTGGTAGCTTTATTTATGTTTTTGAAAGGCATATCCGTTACAAAATCTTAAACAAAAATGGTTACGATCTGGCTAATTATAAAGTAGAACTTTATAAAAATAGTAACTCGGCAAAAGAAGACCTTACTTTTATGGATGCCGCAACTTATAATATGGTTGATGGCAAAATGGTGACCAGCAAACTGAATAAGGATGCCAAATTTACCGAGGAATTTAACAAAAACTATGTCATCAAAAAATTTGCCTTGCCAAATGTTAAAGAAGGCTCCATTATCGAATTTAAATACAAAATCAAGTCAGATTTTATTTTCACACTGCGTGGCTGGAAATTCCAGTCAAACATTCCAACACTTTGGTCGGAGTACAATGTAAAAATACCTGAATACCTAACTTATAAGAACAACCTAAGTGGGTATTATCAGGTCGACCATCCGCTTCACCAAAATGTAAATGCAAGCTATGTATCAGGCGTAAACTCTACTGCTGTTTACGATAAATATTGTGCTGCTAATGTACCTGCGTTGAAAGAGGAGCCTTATGTAACCACAATGGATGATTATATCCCTAAAATAAAATTTGAACTTAGGGCAACCCAGTTTCCGGGTGAACTTTACCAGGACTTTAATGGATCGTGGTCAAAAATTATTAATGGGCTGGCTCAAGATGAAAAATTTGGCGGTTTTATTAATAAAAACAGTTATGCCAAATCTGTACTTCCAGGCATTTTAAAAGGAGAAAAAGATACCCTTGCTGCTGTAAAGCTTATTTTCGACTATGTTAAAAACAACTTAAAATGGAATAAAGAATACTCGGAATATGCTAAAGAAACCAATCCAAAAAGTATCTTCGAAAAGAAAACAGGTTCGTCTGCTGATATCAACCTTTCCTTATTAAGCTTATTGAAAGAAGCGAAAATAGAGGCCTACCCCGTTTTGATCAGCACAAGGGAAAATGGAGAACACCCAGGATATCCGGTAGAATCGGCGTTCAACAACGTAATTGGTGTTACACAGATCGGGAATACACTCTATTTTCTTGATGCTACAGATAAAGATCTTCCTGCTGGTATGTTAGATTATGAAAACCTGAGTCACCAGGGCTTTTATATGGATTTAAAAAGCTTTAATGGAAAATGGCTTTCTACAGAACCAAGCGTATTGAGTGAAAAGATTTTTGTTTATAATATGACGCTTGATAAAGACCATAAGTTAACGGGCAAAATTAATCAATACTCAAAAGGCTATAGCGCACTAAACCTTCGCAATAAATATAGAAAAACTAATAACGAAACCGAATTTGTTAAAAACTTCAAAAAAGACAAAACAGGCCTCGAAGTTTCTAATTATAAAATAGACAACCTCGACAATCTTGATGAGTTGTTGACTGAAACGATGGATGTAGTAATTGAAGACAATGTGGAAGAAGCCGGAAACCTGGTATATTTTACCCCTTTGCTTTTCGAAAGAACCAAAGAAAATTTATTCAAATTAGAGCAACGAAAATTCCCGGTCGATTTTGCCTATCCATTTAAAGAAAGTTACCGGATTACGATTAACTTCCCTGAAGACTACGAAGTAGATAAGCTGCCAAAAGGTGGGATTTATAAACTGCCGGAAGAGAATGGAACATTTACCATCAATTACATTGCAGAAGGCAAAACCTTAATGGTAAGAAGTATTATAAATGTAAACAAATCGCTTTATACACCAGAAGAATATTTCGACTTAAAAGAATTATTTAAAACAGTTGTAGAAAAGCAGGCTGAACAGATCGTATTTAAAAAGAAAGTATAA
- the guaB gene encoding IMP dehydrogenase → MQLDSTKFIATGLTYDDVLLVPAYSEILPREVNTTTFLTKKIKLNVPLISAAMDTVTEAELAIAIAQNGGIGMLHKNMTIDRQAAEVRKVKRSESGMIQDPVTLLETAVVADAFKIMKEHKIGGIPVVSSDNKLVGIITNRDLRFQKDMKRPISEVMTKENLIIAPEGTTLVQAEEILQNHKIEKLPVVSKDGYLSGLITFKDISKVKDYPAACKDERGRLRVGAAVGVTADTLQRVDALVHAGVDVITIDTAHGHTKGVVDKLREVKAKYPDLQVIVGNIATGAAAKFLADAGADAVKVGIGPGSICTTRIIAGVGVPQLYAVYECAKALKGTGVPVIADGGIKHTGDIAKAIASGASTVMAGSLFAGVEESPGETIIYEGRKFKSYRGMGSIEAMEQGSKDRYFQDVEDDIKKLVPEGIVGRVPFKGTLAEVMYQYIGGLRASMGYCGAATIEALQEAQFVQITAAGMRESHPHDITITKEAPNYTR, encoded by the coding sequence ATGCAACTCGATTCCACAAAGTTTATTGCCACAGGTTTAACGTATGACGACGTACTTTTAGTACCCGCATATTCCGAAATACTGCCCCGTGAAGTAAATACAACCACTTTTTTAACGAAAAAAATTAAACTTAATGTTCCATTGATTTCTGCGGCAATGGATACTGTAACTGAAGCCGAACTTGCCATTGCCATTGCGCAAAACGGAGGTATTGGTATGTTACATAAAAACATGACTATAGACAGACAAGCTGCCGAAGTACGTAAAGTTAAGCGTTCGGAAAGTGGTATGATCCAGGATCCTGTTACCTTATTGGAAACAGCTGTTGTGGCCGATGCTTTCAAAATCATGAAAGAGCATAAAATTGGTGGTATTCCGGTGGTAAGTAGCGATAATAAACTAGTAGGTATTATTACAAATAGAGATTTACGTTTCCAAAAGGATATGAAGAGACCAATTTCTGAGGTAATGACTAAAGAAAATTTAATCATTGCGCCAGAAGGAACCACTTTGGTTCAGGCAGAAGAAATTCTTCAGAACCATAAAATCGAAAAACTTCCAGTAGTAAGCAAAGATGGATACTTAAGTGGTTTAATCACTTTTAAAGATATTTCTAAAGTTAAGGATTATCCTGCTGCCTGTAAAGATGAACGTGGCCGTTTAAGGGTAGGCGCTGCGGTAGGGGTAACAGCCGATACTTTACAGCGTGTTGATGCTTTGGTTCATGCCGGTGTTGATGTAATTACCATCGATACTGCTCATGGCCATACTAAAGGTGTTGTTGATAAATTAAGAGAAGTTAAAGCAAAATACCCAGATTTACAGGTGATTGTTGGAAATATAGCCACCGGTGCAGCTGCAAAATTTTTGGCAGATGCTGGTGCCGATGCAGTTAAAGTAGGTATAGGCCCGGGTTCTATCTGTACCACCAGAATTATTGCCGGTGTTGGTGTTCCGCAGTTATATGCAGTTTACGAATGCGCAAAAGCTTTAAAAGGAACTGGAGTACCTGTTATTGCTGATGGCGGTATTAAACACACTGGCGACATTGCCAAAGCAATCGCATCGGGTGCAAGTACAGTGATGGCAGGTTCGTTATTTGCAGGAGTAGAAGAATCGCCAGGTGAAACCATTATTTACGAAGGACGTAAATTTAAATCTTACCGTGGAATGGGCTCAATTGAAGCGATGGAGCAGGGTTCTAAAGACCGTTATTTCCAGGATGTGGAAGATGATATTAAAAAGTTAGTGCCTGAAGGAATTGTGGGTCGCGTGCCATTTAAAGGTACTTTGGCAGAAGTAATGTATCAATATATCGGCGGTTTACGTGCCAGCATGGGCTACTGTGGGGCGGCAACTATAGAAGCATTACAAGAAGCACAATTCGTACAGATTACAGCTGCAGGTATGCGCGAAAGTCACCCACACGATATTACCATCACTAAAGAAGCACCAAATTATACCAGATAA
- a CDS encoding TonB-dependent receptor, with the protein MNKSLLIFFSLILSANFVFAQTPVRGVIKASNGTTIPHATIKVRGTNQAVVADDNGAFTINVKQEIPFYLQVSSVGFKPQDFQFLKPQETPIELVLVESALLDEIVVTSRRRSEVLQDVPIPITVIGGQAAENAGAFNVNRLKELVPSVQLYASNARNTTLNIRGLGSTFGLTNDGIDPGVGFYVDGVYHARPAATSTDFLDIEQIEILRGPQGTLFGKNTTAGAFNITTTKPTLTPSAKVELSVGNYNFIQAKTSVSGALAKDLAAKISISGTQRDGTIWNTREERKYSGQNNLGFKSQLYYTPSDKLQVLLSGDVSIQHPAGYPLVIAGVTTTERSAYRQYAKIVSDLGYQQPKIDPFSREINTNTPWRHNQSIGGISLNVDYKIGNGTLTSTTAWRFWNWDPTNDRDFSELAALTKSQGTSRHDQYSQEVRYAGNITDKVSGVIGVYLLGQNLKGLSQTEEVGKDQWRFVQTSNTGSQALYSTPGLLDGFGIKTNSTIKSLSAAVFAQVDWEVLTNLHVLPGLRYTYDKKDVDYDRVTYGGLQTTDAALLALKAAVYANQQFITKVDNNNLSGNFTVSYRPTHNLNVYGTFSTAYKPVGVNVGGLPTTSAGAADLSVAVVKPEYVQHYELGAKTKPFKGAIVNLSLFNTDIKDYQTNVQSPQLGVNRGYLANAEKVRVKGLEIDGTYQLERFLTLNAALAYLDGKYVKFTNAPLPLEETGHTELVNGVATQVAFKDASGGRLPGISKWNISGGSEFSAPGSLATKLGRYFIAADASYRSEYSSNPTPSSILNVKGYALFNARLGFKSDKFSAFVWSRNIGNKNYYEQLQAAAGNSGLYAGVLGDPRTYGATLRYSF; encoded by the coding sequence ATGAACAAAAGTTTACTCATTTTTTTTTCATTAATACTTTCTGCAAACTTTGTTTTTGCTCAGACACCGGTAAGGGGTGTAATAAAGGCAAGTAATGGCACTACCATACCACATGCAACCATAAAGGTAAGAGGTACAAACCAAGCCGTTGTAGCCGATGATAATGGTGCCTTTACCATTAATGTAAAGCAAGAAATTCCATTTTATTTACAAGTTAGTTCAGTTGGCTTTAAACCCCAGGATTTTCAGTTTTTAAAACCACAGGAAACACCCATTGAGTTGGTTCTGGTAGAAAGCGCACTGCTGGATGAAATTGTGGTAACGTCGAGAAGGCGTTCGGAGGTTTTGCAAGATGTGCCCATTCCAATTACCGTAATTGGTGGACAGGCAGCAGAAAATGCTGGTGCATTTAACGTTAACCGTTTAAAAGAGTTGGTTCCTTCAGTACAGTTATATGCTTCTAATGCCAGAAATACTACTTTAAATATTAGGGGATTAGGCTCAACATTCGGTTTAACCAACGATGGTATCGATCCAGGTGTAGGTTTTTACGTAGATGGTGTTTATCACGCCCGTCCGGCTGCAACCTCTACCGATTTTCTGGATATCGAGCAGATTGAAATCCTTCGCGGTCCACAAGGGACCTTATTTGGTAAAAACACCACCGCTGGTGCATTTAATATCACCACCACCAAACCAACCTTAACGCCAAGTGCAAAAGTAGAATTGAGCGTTGGAAATTATAATTTTATCCAGGCTAAAACTTCCGTTTCAGGTGCTCTTGCAAAAGATCTTGCTGCAAAAATTTCAATTTCGGGTACACAGCGTGATGGTACCATTTGGAACACCAGGGAAGAGCGCAAATACAGCGGACAAAACAATCTTGGGTTTAAAAGTCAGTTGTATTACACACCTTCTGATAAATTGCAGGTATTGTTAAGTGGCGATGTGAGCATTCAGCATCCTGCAGGTTATCCATTGGTAATTGCAGGCGTAACTACGACTGAAAGAAGTGCTTACCGCCAGTATGCCAAAATTGTATCTGATTTAGGCTATCAACAACCTAAAATCGATCCTTTTTCCAGAGAGATCAATACCAATACGCCTTGGAGACATAATCAATCAATAGGTGGTATATCTTTAAATGTAGATTATAAAATAGGTAATGGAACGCTTACTTCTACTACTGCCTGGAGATTCTGGAACTGGGATCCTACGAACGACAGGGATTTCTCTGAGTTAGCTGCATTAACCAAATCGCAGGGTACTTCACGCCACGATCAATACTCGCAGGAGGTAAGGTATGCAGGAAATATTACCGACAAAGTAAGTGGAGTAATCGGTGTGTATCTATTGGGGCAGAATTTAAAAGGATTGTCACAAACAGAAGAAGTGGGTAAGGATCAGTGGAGATTTGTACAAACCAGTAATACCGGCAGTCAGGCTTTATACTCAACCCCAGGCTTACTAGATGGCTTCGGGATTAAAACGAACTCCACTATCAAATCGTTAAGTGCTGCTGTTTTTGCACAGGTTGATTGGGAAGTTTTAACGAACCTGCACGTATTACCAGGTTTAAGGTATACCTATGATAAAAAAGATGTTGATTACGATAGGGTAACTTATGGTGGTTTACAAACTACCGATGCGGCATTATTGGCACTTAAAGCGGCTGTGTATGCAAATCAGCAGTTTATAACCAAGGTAGATAATAACAATTTATCTGGTAACTTTACAGTATCTTACCGTCCTACTCATAACTTAAATGTTTACGGAACTTTTTCTACCGCATATAAACCGGTTGGTGTTAATGTAGGTGGTTTGCCAACTACCTCAGCAGGAGCAGCCGATTTATCTGTAGCTGTTGTTAAACCGGAGTATGTACAACATTATGAGTTAGGTGCTAAAACAAAGCCATTTAAAGGTGCTATTGTAAATCTCAGTTTGTTTAATACTGATATTAAAGATTACCAGACCAATGTGCAATCGCCACAGTTGGGCGTAAACAGGGGCTATTTGGCAAATGCTGAAAAAGTAAGGGTAAAAGGCCTGGAAATTGACGGAACTTATCAATTAGAAAGGTTTTTAACTTTAAATGCTGCTTTGGCTTATCTAGATGGCAAATATGTTAAATTTACCAATGCACCACTGCCTTTAGAAGAAACCGGACATACAGAATTAGTGAATGGTGTAGCTACTCAGGTAGCATTTAAAGATGCTTCAGGAGGCAGATTACCAGGTATATCTAAATGGAATATTTCTGGTGGTTCAGAATTCAGCGCGCCTGGCAGTTTAGCAACCAAGCTGGGTAGATATTTTATTGCTGCTGATGCCAGTTACCGTTCAGAGTATTCTTCAAATCCTACACCCTCGAGCATATTAAATGTTAAAGGTTATGCTTTGTTTAATGCCAGGTTAGGATTCAAATCTGATAAATTCTCTGCATTTGTGTGGAGCAGAAATATCGGAAACAAAAATTATTACGAGCAGTTGCAGGCAGCAGCAGGTAACTCCGGTTTGTATGCAGGTGTACTTGGCGATCCAAGAACTTATGGTGCTACCTTGCGTTATTCTTTCTAA